One window of Acipenser ruthenus chromosome 17, fAciRut3.2 maternal haplotype, whole genome shotgun sequence genomic DNA carries:
- the LOC117422907 gene encoding growth factor receptor-bound protein 2-A-like isoform X3 — protein sequence MKAHPWFFGKIPRARAEEMLNKQRHDGAFLIRESESAPGDFSLSVKFGNDVQHFKVLRDGAGKYFLWVVKFNSLNELVDYHRSTSVSRNQQIFLRDIEQVPQVRDTCPSSLSECVPPAGNQHPTYVQALFDFDPQEDGELGFRRGDFIQVLDNSDPNWWKGACHSQTGMFPRNYVTPVNRNM from the exons GTGGTTCTTTGGTAAAATCCCCAGAGCGAGGGCAGAGGAGATGTTGAACAAACAGAGGCACGACGGAGCATTCCTAATCCGAGAGAGCGAGAGTGCACCAGGGGACTTCTCCCTCTCAGTAAA GTTTGGGAATGATGTCCAGCACTTCAAAGTGCTGCGTGACGGGGCTGGAAAGTATTTCCTGTGGGTGGTGAAGTTCAATTCCCTCAACGAGCTGGTCGACTATCACAGGTCCACCTCAGTGTCTCGAAACCAGCAGATATTCCTCCGTGACATTGAACAGGTCCCCCAGGTAAGGGACACCTGCCCCAGCTCCCTTTCTGAATGTGTACCACCGGCAGGCAACCAG CATCCTACGTACGTGCAGGCACTGTTTGACTTTGACCCGCAGGAGGATGGAGAGCTGGGCTTCCGTCGGGGGGATTTCATCCAGGTCCTGGATAACTCGGACCCCAACTGGTGGAAAGGCGCATGCCACAGCCAGACAGGAATGTTCCCCCGCAACTACGTCACCCCAGTAAACCGGAACATGTGA